A single window of Desulfovibrio psychrotolerans DNA harbors:
- a CDS encoding bacterioferritin: MSDKESRRKNVIEVLNKARAMELQAIHQYMNQHYNLDDKDYGELAAKMKLIAIDEMRHAEAFAERVKELGGEPTTEPAARPEKGQKVEAMFPFDAELEDDTIDIYNQFLLVCRENGDSVSMKIFEQIIEDEQAHFNYFDAIANHIEDLGATYLARMAGTSSATGLQPQGFVITGKGGGA, translated from the coding sequence ATGTCCGACAAAGAAAGCCGCAGAAAAAACGTCATCGAAGTACTGAACAAGGCCCGCGCCATGGAGCTGCAGGCCATTCACCAGTACATGAACCAGCACTATAATCTGGACGACAAAGACTACGGCGAGCTGGCCGCCAAAATGAAACTTATTGCCATTGATGAGATGCGCCACGCGGAAGCCTTTGCCGAGCGTGTGAAGGAACTGGGCGGCGAACCCACCACAGAACCCGCCGCACGCCCCGAAAAGGGCCAGAAAGTGGAAGCCATGTTCCCCTTTGACGCGGAACTGGAAGACGACACCATAGACATATACAACCAGTTCCTGCTGGTCTGTCGGGAAAACGGCGACAGCGTGAGCATGAAGATATTCGAGCAGATCATCGAAGATGAGCAGGCGCACTTCAACTACTTTGACGCCATTGCCAACCACATTGAAGACCTGGGGGCAACCTACCTTGCCCGTATGGCAGGCACTTCTTCCGCCACGGGCCTGCAGCCGCAGGGCTTTGTCATTACCGGCAAGGGCGGAGGCGCATAG
- a CDS encoding DUF4198 domain-containing protein, with translation MFSATRANARKLLSACVVAAAILALQISAANAHFGMIIPDANVATEDAKSTALTLSFSHPFEMKGMDLEKPKAFSVIADGKSTDLMGTLAPATVMDSKAWKTTYTFARPGVYTFAMEPTPYWEPEEDCFIIHYTKTMVAAFGEESGWDEPAGIATEIVPLTRPFGNYAGNSFTGQVLLNGKPVPGAEVEVEFYNRDNQFAAPTDYHITQVVKADDNGVFTFACPLAGWWGFAALNTADYQLKAPDGTMKDVELGAVLWLYFDGWKKQ, from the coding sequence ATGTTTTCTGCCACCCGTGCCAATGCCCGAAAACTTCTGTCCGCATGCGTAGTTGCCGCCGCAATACTTGCCCTGCAAATTTCTGCTGCCAACGCCCACTTCGGCATGATCATTCCGGACGCCAATGTCGCCACGGAAGACGCAAAAAGCACCGCGCTTACCCTCTCTTTTTCGCACCCCTTCGAAATGAAGGGCATGGACCTTGAAAAACCCAAGGCGTTTTCCGTTATCGCGGACGGCAAGAGCACCGATCTGATGGGCACCCTCGCCCCTGCCACTGTCATGGACAGCAAGGCATGGAAGACGACCTATACGTTCGCCCGCCCCGGCGTATACACCTTTGCCATGGAACCGACCCCCTACTGGGAACCGGAAGAAGACTGCTTTATCATCCACTACACCAAGACCATGGTCGCCGCTTTTGGCGAAGAGTCCGGGTGGGATGAGCCTGCCGGTATTGCAACCGAAATAGTGCCCCTTACCCGCCCCTTCGGTAACTACGCCGGTAACAGCTTCACCGGACAGGTGCTGCTGAACGGCAAGCCCGTTCCCGGTGCTGAGGTGGAAGTGGAATTTTACAACAGAGACAACCAGTTCGCCGCACCTACCGACTACCACATCACGCAGGTGGTAAAGGCAGACGATAACGGCGTGTTCACCTTTGCCTGCCCCCTTGCCGGCTGGTGGGGCTTTGCCGCGCTGAACACGGCGGACTATCAGCTCAAGGCACCGGACGGAACCATGAAGGACGTGGAGCTTGGCGCGGTTCTCTGGCTCTATTTTGATGGATGGAAGAAACAGTAG
- a CDS encoding response regulator, which yields MRFLIVEDDFTSRKFMQSILAPYGECDIAVNGREAVEAFEASLLGAGYDLICLDIMMPEMDGQEALKRIREIERNRGVRSSDEVKVVMTTALDDPKSVVEAYYKGGATSYVPKPIDRQLFIQLLKNLNILK from the coding sequence ATGCGCTTTCTTATTGTTGAGGATGATTTCACCAGCAGAAAATTCATGCAGAGCATTCTTGCCCCTTACGGGGAATGCGACATCGCGGTAAACGGAAGGGAGGCCGTGGAGGCATTCGAGGCATCGCTTCTGGGAGCGGGCTACGACCTCATCTGTCTGGATATTATGATGCCGGAAATGGACGGGCAGGAAGCCCTTAAGCGTATACGTGAGATTGAAAGAAACCGTGGCGTGCGCTCCTCGGACGAGGTCAAGGTTGTTATGACCACCGCGCTGGACGACCCCAAGAGCGTGGTGGAGGCCTATTATAAGGGCGGGGCCACCTCGTATGTGCCCAAACCCATAGACAGGCAGTTGTTCATTCAGTTGCTCAAGAACCTGAACATTCTCAAATGA